In Acanthopagrus latus isolate v.2019 chromosome 17, fAcaLat1.1, whole genome shotgun sequence, the following are encoded in one genomic region:
- the mms22l gene encoding protein MMS22-like has translation MADDFSESLTPPVSPFTADSMCELMAARPPCFCCSETKEDPAGALPTEGYTARGSLKRLLLRLDPAPAEYETDTVELFGFPWVTETALVESTKLLFGLFRQKVYRLETLVQSSSHDFGQAGNLHYEAEELRQQCVSFLQYVKVFLHRYLEPSSFLDTSHLHPYEVLEAQLPSALLEELFGITLLIGRLKDLPSNVQSAFTMSNQGKIFPPSWHLLHLHLDIHWSVLEILHVLGHKMQGQVVYAHQFVNLTGENLTDTSLFEEHLCSLLCDLTGLAIGKYSKVRPTEALSSHHYLCCCTKELWVLLMHLLEHRNKVLHTQSFWSYMNLLLRPLVSGKPAAEQFSGLPVHCKDPLGFTWWLVTHLAMLGQYNRNGTLQNEKHLGDNWTFVEELLKLTCNPKGSLAEEQVRMHVHCCLSLCLLWEPSTSAVSTLWEYYSRNLSASFTVPWLGMSGVGTLYKTPQALLEQARNCCSPFHLSSPGHTQLYRSANSFHIFLRVLALCLAQDRAGGVPQRQIKGRIYSKFSSKKMQELSEMGLMNFLLLFLVVARQVELEDVASRACELLGFLPTNCPPGHRTLIWRGQLSLLLLFQERGLDVGAQASWLASSFNETAKEFYNKTTEVSRKLALWGPLGSYLEGVAEVFETSPTLSLSEEKLLNEGFDWLLPACRLSELSSALGFLQIVLTQLRRVHQRSVQSAPTSAWAPATTSVVKERHLAVAAALWAHFFPFLRSLRLSQTPPAQLADAAAGFTLLAFDLPSSAPQDLQPSPVQSIMQSFGWDDMVHPLLVTRYLPHLLQNSELVSSLSSDSSVIVSGSAQSLSVRAWLRCILQQHLHKNPDGSDSKTGRALEEQLCELTRLVLRLHEVDSLLQRAGLQPTSTRLEPTSVLEMFVKALGCVYSGLQLLSERSAMVTRALDYIGDILKHIKPSLVNKNQEGMQLAYWAVGCIVKHWSPLLATSKAQQLLFRIVDVLLLPHHLTQQDKAVRNSLPLYLQGLSVASSVSQSQGVYLKQQLRSVTRRYLDHFLPASPSMGIITNHPVLLSACEANPTSRGAALRRTILEVLCESFLQFKGHAPPPRLASVLMFLSELLRRNVDSDPALLTLPLPSLLRCIMLVNELQVRKMSTDALQLVVERCAAASTEGPCEQMITVLRSFVEENEGVYDRQVYSVLETVAVLDPAVVRALVPDMSVSLRNTEHKRGLGKNIALRSAYRKLLCLLGESGQAEITSLEAD, from the exons ATGGCAGATGACTTCAGCGAGTCCCTCACACCACCAGTTTCCCCCTTCACAGCAGACAGTATGTGTGAGTTGATGGCAGCCCGACCGCCTTGCTTTTGCTGTTCTGAAACAAAGGAGGATCCCGCTGGAGCACTCCCCACAGAGGGATACACTGCTAGAGGCTCCCTCAAAAG GCTGCTGTTGCGTCTTGACCCGGCCCCTGCAGAGTATGAGACAGACACTGTTGAGCTATTTGGCTTCCCCTGGGTTACAGAGACAGCGCTTGTAGAATCTACAAAGCTACTCTTTGGTCTTTTCAG acaaaaagtTTATAGGCTGGAGACCTTGGTTCAGTCAAGCTCACATGACTTTG GTCAAGCAGGCAACCTCCACTATGAAGCAGAGGAACTGAGacagcagtgtgtttcatttcttcagTATGTCAAAGTCTTCTTGCACAG GTACCTAGAACCATCCAGCTTCCTAGACACAAGCCACCTTCACCCCTATGAGGTGCTGGAGGCTCAGCTCCCCTCTGCTCTTCTGGAGGAGTTATTCGGCATCACCCTCCTGATAGGACGACTCAAAGACCTGCCTTCCAATGTTCAGAGTGCCTTCACTATGTCTAACCAgggaaag ATTTTTCCTCCCTCTTGGCATCTGCTACACCTTCATCTTGACATCCACTGGTCAGTCTTAGAGATCCTTCACGTACTTGGCCACAAGATGCAAG GCCAGGTGGTGTACGCCCACCAGTTTGTGAACCTGACGGGAGAAAATCTGACTGATACAAGCCTGTTTGAAGAGCACCTGTGCAGTCTGCTGTGTGACCTCACTGGTCTGGCTATAGGCAAATACAGCAAG GTGAGGCCTACGGAGGCACTGAGCAGCCATCActatctctgctgctgcaccaaGGAGCTGTGGGTCCTGCTCATGCACCTTCTGGAGCACAGGAATAAAGTGTTGCACACGCAG TCTTTCTGGAGCTACATGAACTTGTTGTTGAGGCCTCTGGTTTCTGGgaagccagcagcagagcaatTCAGTGGCCTCCCCGTACACTGTAAGGACCCTCTGGGATTCACATGGTGGCTGGTCACTCATTTAGCGATGTTGGGCCAATACAATCGTAATGGCACACTCCAGAATGAG aaacatctggGGGATAACTGGACTTTTGTGGAGGAGCTGCTTAAGTTAACATGCAACCCCAAG GGAAGTCTTGCCgaggagcaggtcaggatgCATGTCCACTGCTGTCTCagtctctgtctgctgtgggAGCCGAGCACCAGTGCAGTCTCCACCCTCTGGGAGTATTACAGCAGGAATCTG AGTGCTTCATTCACTGTGCCCTGGCTTGGGATGTCTGGCGTGGGCACTCTGTATAAGACGCCTCAGGCTCTGCTGGAGCAGGCCCGAAACTGCTGCTCCCCTTTTCACCTCAGCTCTCCAGGACACACCCAGCTCTACCGTTCAGCCAACTCCTTCCACATCTTCCTCCGAGTGCTGGCCCTGTGCCTTGCCCAGGACAGGGCTGGTGGAGTCCCACAGAGACAGATCAAAGGAAG GATTTATTCCAAATTCTCCTCAAAGAAGATGCAGGAGCTGTCAGAGATGGGCCTCATGAACttcttgttgctgtttctgGTGGTGGCCAggcaggtggagctggaggatgtGGCGAGCAGGGCCTGTGAGCTGCTGGGCTTCCTGCCTACTAACTGCCCCCCTGGGCACCGCACACTGATCTGGAGGGGACAGTTATCGCTGCTGTTATTGTTCCAG GAGAGGGGTCTGGATGTTGGTGCACAGGCCAGCTGGCTGGCCTCGTCCTTTAATGAAACAGCCAAAGAGTTCTACAACAAGACCACAGAGGTCTCTCGCAAACTTGCCCTCTGGGGACCCCTTGGCTCATACCTGGAGGGTGTAGCTGAGGTGTTCGAGACAAGCCCCACTCTCAGCTTATCGGAGGAAAAGCTTCTCAACGAAGGGTTTGATTGGTTGTTGCCTGCTTGCCGCCTATCAGAGCTCAGTTCTGCCCTGGGCTTCCTGCAGATCGTCCTCACCCAGCTCAG ACGGGTCCACCAGCGCAGTGTCCAGTCAGCACCCACCTCAGCTTGGGCTCCTGCTACCACCAGTGTGGTGaaagagcgccacctagcgGTAGCAGCAGCACTCTGGGCGCACTTCTTCCCCTTCCTGCGCAGCCTACGCCTCTCTCAGACCCCTCCAGCACAGCTGGcagatgctgctgcag GCTTCACCCTGTTGGCCTTTGATCTGCCCAGCTCTGCCCCACAGGACCTTCAgcccagtccagtccagtccatcATGCAAAGCTTCGGCTGGGACGATATGGTTCACCCACTTCTAGTGACTCGCTACCTTCCCCATCTGCTCCAAAACAG tgaGCTAGTGTCCTCACTCAGCAGCGATTCTTCTGTCATCGTGTCCGGTTCAGCACAAAGTCTGTCAGTGAGGGCCTGGCTCCGCTGCATTCTGCAGCAACACCTTCATAAGAACCCAGATGGATCTGACAGCAAAACAG GCCGGGCTTTGGAGGAGCAGTTGTGTGAACTGACCCGTCTTGTGCTGAGGCTTCATGAGGTGGACAGTTTGCTGCAGAGAGCAGGCCTCCAGCCTACAAGCACCAGGCTAGAGCCCACTTCAGTCCTGGAGATGTTTGTGAAG GCTCTAGGCTGTGTGTACAGTGGGCTGCAGCTTTTGTCTGAGCGTTCAGCCATGGTGACCAGAGCCCTGGACTACATTGGTGACATCCTCAAACATATCAAACCTTCCCTGGTCAACAAGAACCAAGAGGGAATGCAGCTGGCCTACTGGGCTGTGG GTTGTATAGTGAAGCACTGGAGCCCCCTGCTGGCCACGTCTAAAgcccagcagctgctgtttcgCATTGTGGACGTGCTGCTGCTTCCCCACCACCTCACACAGCAGGACAAAGCAGTCAGGAACAGCCTGCCTCTGTATCTACAG GGTCTGTCGGTGGCCTCCAGCGTGTCTCAGTCTCAGGGTGTCTACCTGAAGCAGCAGCTCCGCTCTGTCACTCGCAGATATCTGGACCATTTCTTGCCCGCGTCACCTTCCATGGGCATCATCACCAACCACCCAGTGCTTCTGAGCGCCTGCGAGGCCAACCCAACGAGCCGGGGAGCAGCACTGAGGAGGACCATCCTGGAGGTGCTCTG TGAGAGTTTCCTGCAGTTTAAAGGTCACGCCCCTCCACCTCGGCTAGCGTCAGTCCTCATGTTCCTCTCTGAGCTTCTGAGACGAAACGTTGACTCAGATCCCGCCCTCCTCACTCtgcccctcccctctctgctgcgctgcatCATGCTGGTCAACGAACTGCAGG TGAGGAAGATGAGCACAGATGCCTTGCAGCTTGTGGTGGAGCGATGTGCTGCTGCGTCTACAGAGGGACCGTGTGAGCAGATGATCACTGTCTTGCG GTCGTTTGTGGAGGAGAATGAGGGAGTGTACGACAGGCAGGTGTACAGTGTCCTGGAGACGGTGGCTGTTTTAGATCCCGCCGTGGTTCGAGCTCTCGTTCCAGACATGTCTGTCAGcctgagaaacactgaacacaagAGAGGACTGGGCAAGAACATCGCCTTGAG GAGTGCATATAGGAAGTTGCTGTGCCTCCTTGGGGAGAGTGGGCAGGCAGAAATAACCAGTCTGGAAGCGgactga